A region from the Triticum aestivum cultivar Chinese Spring chromosome 3D, IWGSC CS RefSeq v2.1, whole genome shotgun sequence genome encodes:
- the LOC123074124 gene encoding 1-aminocyclopropane-1-carboxylate synthase 7 has protein sequence MGGMLLPAASSPPLSRVATSSAHGEDSPYFAGWRAYDDDPYDAVTNPGGVIQMGLAENQVSFDLLEGFLREHPEAAGWGGARPGSGVASFRDNALFQDYHGLKTFRKAMASFMEKIRGGKVRFDPDRIVLTAGATAANELLTFILANPGDALLIPTPYYPGFDRDLRWRTGVNIVPVHCHSSNGFQVTVAALEAAYEEAAAAGMSVRGVLLTNPSNPLGTTVERSVLEDVLDFVVRKNIHLISDEIYSGSVFAAPDLVSVAELVESRGDDVAGRVHIVYSLSKDLGLPGFRVGVVYSYNDAVVTAARRMSSFTLVSSQTQKTLAAMLSDAAFAQEYIRTNRERLRVRHDHMVAGLARSGVPCLPSNAGLFVWMDMRRLLGDGGEATVANELRLWDLMLHEVKLNISPGSSCHCSEPGWFRVCFANMSLDTLDVALARMSRFMDRWNKATTLQEHH, from the exons ATGGGCGGCATGCTGTTGCCTGCTGCTTCCTCGCCTCCCCTGTCGCGGGTGGCGACCTCCAGCGCCCACGGCGAGGACTCCCCCTACTTCGCCGGGTGGAGAGCCTACGACGACGACCCCTACGACGCCGTCACCAACCCCGGCGGCGTCATCCAGATGGGCCTCGcggagaaccaggtctccttcgACCTCCTGGAGGGGTTCCTGAGGGAGCACCCGGAGGCGGCCGGGTGGGGCGGCGCCCGCCCCGGCTCCGGCGTCGCCAGCTTCCGGGACAACGCCCTCTTCCAGGACTACCACGGCCTCAAAACCTTCCGGAAG GCGATGGCGAGTTTCATGGAGAAGATAAGGGGCGGCAAAGTGAGGTTTGACCCTGACCGCATCGTGCTCACGGCCGGCGCGACGGCGGCCAACGAGCTGCTCACGTTCATCCTCGCCAACCCGGGAGACGCGCTGCTGATCCCTACGCCTTACTACCCGGG GTTTGATCGGGACTTGCGGTGGAGGACGGGGGTGAACATCGTGCCCGTGCACTGCCACAGCTCCAACGGGTTCCAGGTCACGGTGGCCGCGCTCGAGGCGGCGTAcgaggaggccgcggcggcggggatgagcgtccgcggcgtccttctcacGAACCCGTCCAACCCGCTCGGCACCACGGTGGAGCGGTCGGTGCTGGaggacgtgctcgacttcgtcgtGCGCAAGAACATCCACCTCATCTCCGACGAGATATACTCCGGCTCGGTGTTCGCCGCGCCGGACCTCGTCAGCGTGGCGGAGCTCGTCGAGTCGCGCGGCGACGACGTCGCCGGGCGCGTGCACATCGTGTACAGCCTGTCCAAGGACCTGGGGCTCCCGGGGTTCCGCGTCGGCGTGGTGTACTCGTACAACGACGCGGTGGTCACGGCGGCGCGGCGCATGTCCAGCTTCACGCTCGTGTCGTCGCAGACGCAGAAGACGCTCGCCGCCATGCTCTCCGACGCCGCGTTCGCCCAGGAGTACATCCGCACCAACCGCGAGCGCCTCAGGGTGCGCCACGACCACATGGTGGCCGGGCTGGCCCGCTCCGGCGTGCCGTGCCTGCCCAGCAATGCCGGGCTGTTCGTGTGGATGGACATGCGGCGGCTgctcggcgacggcggcgaggccaCGGTCGCCAACGAGCTGAGGCTGTGGGACCTGATGCTGCACGAGGTGAAGCTCAACATCTCGCCGGGGTCGTCGTGCCATTGCTCGGAGCCCGGGTGGTTCAGGGTGTGCTTCGCCAACATGAGCCTGGACACGCTGGACGTTGCACTGGCGAGGATGAGCCGCTTCATGGACAGGTGGAACAAGGCGACAACGCTGCAAGAACATCACTAG